AGCATCGCTGGTCACGTCCACGAAAGATTCGGCCGAACGGGTGTAGACCGTCGAGCCGCCCTTCTTGCCCGGCTGCAAATACGCACCGGCATCGACGCCGAACACCGCCTCGTCCTGCCAGGCAAACTGCACGCACTGGGCGACGACTTTTTCCGGTTTGTCCGAGGTCAGGGTTTTGTACGGGGTTTTGGTGCGGGCGTCGTTCATCGCCGATCCGGCGCAGCCCGCCAGCAAGGTTGCGGCCAGCGCCACCATCAGAATTCGCATTGCGTTCGCTCATCAGGAAAAAGCGGACTGTACCACCGCGGCGCGGCGTATCGTTCTGCTTTACTTCATTTATACCGCGACACCGCGCAACGATTCGCGCACCCTGTCGCGCCGATAGCCTCGCATCGCCCATTTTTCAGGAAAGCCATGACACCCAATGCCGAGTTCTACAAACCCTCCACCGACTACGCCGACAAACTGATCAGCCAGATCGGCCAGACGCCGGCCTGGATCGCCAAGCGAATTGGCGTCACCGACAAGCGGATTCGTTACATTCTCGACGGCGAAAGAACCGTCAAAGGCGAAACCACGCCAATCCAGATGACCTACACCGAGCAGTTTGCCCTTGAGTGTCTGGCTGCGGCTGCCAAGGCGAGCAAAAAGCAGTCTTCGTAATCCCCTCAAGGAGTGACCATGGCGGCAACCGAACAGCAACACGAACAGGCGCTGAGGAAATTTCTCGATGAACGCCCTGAGCTGCGTCTTGAGCTCGACAATCTCAATCCCCTGCTCGCCCAGGCCAAAGGCGAGACGATGGCGCAGTACCGCGACGAACGCTTGCATGAAGCGTTCGAAGCCGAGGCCGAGCGCCTGGGTTTGTTTGCCTGGGAGCTGACACTGCAACTGACCACCGCCACGCCCGAGGAATATCAGGCCCAACGCATGGAAGTGCACAAGGAAGTTGCAGAGATGGCCGGCATGAACTGGCTTGAGTATTGCGAGTTGTACGGGCTGACCAAATAATCCTCGCGATGGCAGCGACTCGGTCTGCGAGTAAACGCCCTTCGCCGCCCTGCCGATAAAGCTTTATCATGGCCGCAGTTTTGCTGATCGAGTCCGTCATGAAATTCGCCATTGCGCTGTTTTCCGCCGCCCATGCGCCCTCCTCGCGCCGTGCCTTGCTGTTCGCCCAGGCCGCGCTGGCCGGCGGACATGAAATTGTCCGGCTGTTTTTCTATCAGGATGGCGTCTACAACGCGTCCGGCAGTGTGGTCACTCCTCAGGATGAGCAGGACTTGCCCAAGCAATGGCGCAACTTTGTCAGCGAGCATCAACTCGATGGCGTGGTCTGCATCGCCGCCGCCCTGCGTCGTGGCGTGCTGAACGAGGAAGAAGCCCAGCGCTATCAGCGTGAAGCGGTCGCCGTGGGCGCGCCGTGGGAATTGTCCGGCCTTGGCCAGTTGCATGACGCGGTGCAGGACGCTGACCGCCTGATCTGTTTCGGAGGCGCGTGAGATGGCTAAATCCTTGCTAATTATCAGCCGTCAGGCGCCGTGGTCCGGGCCGAATGCGCGGGAAGCGCTAGACATTGTATTGGCCGGCGGCGCCTTCGATCTGCCGATCGGGCTACTGTTTCTTGATGACGGCGTGTTCCAGCTCGCTGCGAAACAGGACGCCAAGGCGTTGCAGCAGAAAGACCTGAGCGCCAACCTGCAAGCCTTGCCGATGTTTGGCGTCGAAGACCTGTTCGTGTGCGCTGACAGCGTAGCGGCCCGAGGCCTGGCCCCCAAAGGTCTGTCGCTTGAAGAAGCCCAGGTACTGAGCGCCCAGGACATCACCGCCCTTATTGACCGTTACGACCAGGTGATCACCCTCTGATGTCGACTTTGCATGTGTTGTCTCATTCCCCATTCGGCGACGAGCGCCTGAGCAGTTGCCTGCGCGTGATCGGCCCCAACGATGCGCTGCTGCTGAGTGGCGATGCGACCTATGCCCTGCAGCCAGGCACCGCGCCATTCAGCTCTTTGCATGCTCGCAACCTGAAACTGTTCGTACTGGCCGAAGACGCGCAGGCCCGGGCTCTGCAAGTTCCGGACTGGGCCAGTGCCATTGACTACCCGGCCTTCGTCGAACTGTCGATTCACTATGACAAGGTCAACAGTTGGCTATGAAATCCCTGACCGTTGGCGCCCGCGCCATTGAACTGGACAAGGACGGCTTCCTGGTGGAACTGAGCGACTGGTCTACCGAGGTGGCCACCGCCCTCGCCGCCGCCGAAGACATCGAGTTGAGCCCGGAACATTGGGAAATCCTCGAACTGCTGCGCAGTTTCTACGACGAATTCCAGTTGTCCCCGGCCACCCGCCCGCTGATCAAGTACACCGCATTGAAGCTCGGCCCCGACAAGGGCAACAGCCTGCACCTGAACCGACTGTTCAAAGGCACCCCTGCCAAACTCGCCGCAAAACTGGCGGGCCTGCCCAAACCGACGAATTGCTTATGACCGACTATCCAGCGCTGACCCTCGAAACGCCCGCCGAGCACCCGTTCGCCCAGTTCGTGCGGATCCTTGGCAAAGGCAAACGCGGCGCCCGCGATCTGACCCGGGCCGAAGCCCGCGAGGCCATGGGCATGGTGCTCGACGACAAGATCGAGGACACCCAGCTCGGCGCGTTCCTGATGCTGTTGCGGCACAAGGAAGAGAGCGCCGAGGAAATGGCCGGGTTCACCGAAGCCTTGCGTGAACGCCTGAATCCACCGGCACTGGCGGTCGATCTGGACTGGCCGACGTACGCAGGCAAGAAGCGGCATTTGCCGTGGTATCTGCTGGCGGCCAAGTGCCTGGCGCAGAACGGCGTGCGCATCTTCATGCACGGCGGCGGCGCGCACACGGCGGGGCGGTTGTACAGCGAGCAACTGCTCGAGACGCTGAACATACCGTTGTGCCGCAACTGGCAGCAGGTCGGTGCGGCCCTCGATCAGGGCGGTCTGGCGTTCATGCCATTGGTGGACTGGGCCCCCCAGCTTCAGCGAATGATCGACCTGCGCAACACTCTGGGCCTGCGCTCGCCGATCCATTCCCTGGCGCGGATTCTCAACCCGCTGGGCGCCCGTTGTGGCCTGCAAAGCATTTTCCACCCCGGCTACCAGGCGGTGCATCGCGATGCCAGCGGTCTGCTCGGGGACACGGCAATCGTCGTCAAGGGCGATGGCGGCGAGATTGAGATCAACCCGGACGCCGACAGTCACCTGTATGGCACCACCGGCGGCGAAAGCTGGGATGAAGAATGGCCGCAGCTGTCGAGCCAGCGCCACGTCAAACCGGCGAGCCTGGACCCGGAGCACTTGAAAGCCGTATGGCGTGGCGACGTGGTCGACAGCTACCCGCAAATGGCGCTGATCTCGACCATGGCCCTGGCCTTGCGCGGCCTCGGCCAGCCCCGCGAACAAGCCTTCGAAACCGCCCAGCAATATTGGGACGCCCGGGACCGATCGATTTAATCGATCATAACAGCCCAACCTTTGCGCTTTTTGTTCGAACCTATGCGCATAGACTCCTCTCCAACGCTTATAGGTTGAGGAGTCAGGCACATGGGTTTGTTAGTCGAAGGTCGCTGGCAGGATCAGTGGTACCAAAGCAGCAAGGATGGCGCGTTCCAGCGTGAACAGGCGCAGCGTCGCAACTGGCTGACTGCCGATGGCAAGCCAGGCCCGAGCGGCGTCGGTGGTTTTGCCGCCGAGGCCGGTCGCTATCACCTCTATGTGTCCCTCGCCTGCCCGTGGGCCCACCGCACGCTGATCCTGCGCAAACTCAAAGGCCTTGAAAGCCTGATCGACGTGTCGGTGGTCAGCTGGTTGATGCTGGAAAACGGCTGGACCTTCGATAAAAACCTCGGATCGACCGGCGACAAGCTCGATCATTTCAATTTCATGCACCAGCGCTACACCGCCGATACCGCCGACTACACCGGCCGCGTCACCGTGCCGGTGTTGTGGGATAAACAGACCAACCGCATCGTCAGCAATGAATCGGCGGAGATCATCCGCATGTTCAACAGTGCGTTCGATGACTTGACCGGCAATGACCTGGATTTCTACCCGGCACCGCTGCGCAGCGAAATCGACGCCCTGAACGAGCGGATTTATCCAGCAGTGAACAACGGCGTCTATCGCGCCGGGTTTGCCACCTCGCAGCAGGCTTATGAAGAGGCGTTCGATGAGTTGTTTGCCGAGCTGGATCGGCTGGAGCAACTGCTGGGCGCGAACCGTTACCTGACGGGTGAATACCTGACCGAAGCGGATATTCGCCTGTTCACCACGCTGATTCGTTTTGATGCGGTGTATCACGGCCACTTCAAATGCAATCTGCGGCGGATTGCCGATTATCCGAACCTGTCGAACTGGCTACGGGAGATTTATCAGTGGCCCGGGATTGCCGAGACGGTGGATTTCACCCACATCAAGAACCACTACTATGGTAGCCACAAGACCATCAATCCGACCGGGATTGTGCCGAAAGGGCCGGCGCAGGATTTCACCGGGGCACATGATCGGGGGCGGTTGAGCGGGAAAGGGGTTTGGCGCAAGGCCTGAGGTTGATCGTTCCCACGCTCTGCGTGGGAACGATCACATGAAAGCGACTCGGTATTCAGACCTGCGCCTGAGCCCCTTCGAACCACGCCAGTTTCTCGCGCAGTTGCACCACTTCCCCAACGATCACCAGTGTCGGCGCATGCACTTCATGCTCCGCCACCAGCCGTGGCAGGTCGGCCAGGGTGCCGGTAAATACCCGCTGATTGACCGTGGTGCCCTGCTGGATCAACGCCGCCGGGGTATCAGCCGCGCGACCGTGCTTGATCAACTGCTCGCAGATGATCGGCAAGCCCACCAGCCCCATGTAAAACACCAGGGTTTGCGCCGGCGCGACCAGGTCGGCCCACGGCAAATCGGTGGAACCGTCCTTGAGGTGCCCGGTGACAAACCGCACTGACTGCGCGTAATCGCGGTGAGTCAGCGGAATCCCGGCATACGCCGCGCAACCGCTGGCAGCGGTAATGCCCGGCACGACCTGGAACGGGATGCCATGGGCCGCCAGTTCTTCGATCTCTTCGCCACCACGCCCGAAAATGAACGGATCGCCACCCTTCAAGCGCACCACGCGCTTGCCGGCCTTGGCCAGATCCACCAAATGCTGGTTGATCTGTTCCTGAGGCACGGCGTGATCGGCGCGGCGCTTGCCGACGTAGACCCGCTCGGCATCACGACGGCACAAATCCAGAATCGCCGGCGCCACCAGACGGTCATACAGCACCACGTCGGCTTGCTGCATCAGGCGCAAGGCGCGGAAGGTCAACAGGTCGGGATCACCCGGCCCGGCGCCCACCAGATAAACCTCGCCAGTGGCCACAGGGGCTTCGCCATTGATTTTGGCCAGCATCAAGCGCTCGGCCTCGGCGCCCTGCCCGGCCAGTTGTCGGTCGGCAATCGGTCCCTGGAACACATCCTCCCAGAACGCCCGACGCTGCTGCACATCCGGAAACAGGCCTTTGACCTGGTTGCGGAAACGCGCCGCCAGACCGGCCAGTTGACCGTAAGTGGAAGGAATCCAGGTTTCCAGCTTGGCGCGAATCAACCGCGCCAGCACCGGCGCATCGCCGCCACTGGACACGGCAATGATCAGCGGCGAACGGTCGACGATCGCCGGGAAGATCACGCTGCACAGGGCCGGCGCGTCCACCACGTTGACCGGCACGCAACGCCGATGGGCATCGGCGGAGACTTGCGCGTTCAGCGGTTCATCGTCGGTGGCGGCGATGATCAGCCCGCAACCGTCCAGATCCGCCTCGACGTAGCCACGCACCAGGCACTCGCCACCGCTGCCGGCTACCAGCTCACGCAACTGCGGTTC
The Pseudomonas sp. GR 6-02 genome window above contains:
- a CDS encoding glutathione S-transferase family protein; translation: MGLLVEGRWQDQWYQSSKDGAFQREQAQRRNWLTADGKPGPSGVGGFAAEAGRYHLYVSLACPWAHRTLILRKLKGLESLIDVSVVSWLMLENGWTFDKNLGSTGDKLDHFNFMHQRYTADTADYTGRVTVPVLWDKQTNRIVSNESAEIIRMFNSAFDDLTGNDLDFYPAPLRSEIDALNERIYPAVNNGVYRAGFATSQQAYEEAFDELFAELDRLEQLLGANRYLTGEYLTEADIRLFTTLIRFDAVYHGHFKCNLRRIADYPNLSNWLREIYQWPGIAETVDFTHIKNHYYGSHKTINPTGIVPKGPAQDFTGAHDRGRLSGKGVWRKA
- the cysG gene encoding siroheme synthase CysG produces the protein MDYLPLFHNLRGSRVLVVGGGEIALRKSRLLAEAGALLRVVAPEIEPQLRELVAGSGGECLVRGYVEADLDGCGLIIAATDDEPLNAQVSADAHRRCVPVNVVDAPALCSVIFPAIVDRSPLIIAVSSGGDAPVLARLIRAKLETWIPSTYGQLAGLAARFRNQVKGLFPDVQQRRAFWEDVFQGPIADRQLAGQGAEAERLMLAKINGEAPVATGEVYLVGAGPGDPDLLTFRALRLMQQADVVLYDRLVAPAILDLCRRDAERVYVGKRRADHAVPQEQINQHLVDLAKAGKRVVRLKGGDPFIFGRGGEEIEELAAHGIPFQVVPGITAASGCAAYAGIPLTHRDYAQSVRFVTGHLKDGSTDLPWADLVAPAQTLVFYMGLVGLPIICEQLIKHGRAADTPAALIQQGTTVNQRVFTGTLADLPRLVAEHEVHAPTLVIVGEVVQLREKLAWFEGAQAQV
- a CDS encoding DUF6388 family protein — encoded protein: MAATEQQHEQALRKFLDERPELRLELDNLNPLLAQAKGETMAQYRDERLHEAFEAEAERLGLFAWELTLQLTTATPEEYQAQRMEVHKEVAEMAGMNWLEYCELYGLTK
- the tusC gene encoding sulfurtransferase complex subunit TusC, with the translated sequence MAKSLLIISRQAPWSGPNAREALDIVLAGGAFDLPIGLLFLDDGVFQLAAKQDAKALQQKDLSANLQALPMFGVEDLFVCADSVAARGLAPKGLSLEEAQVLSAQDITALIDRYDQVITL
- a CDS encoding TusE/DsrC/DsvC family sulfur relay protein gives rise to the protein MKSLTVGARAIELDKDGFLVELSDWSTEVATALAAAEDIELSPEHWEILELLRSFYDEFQLSPATRPLIKYTALKLGPDKGNSLHLNRLFKGTPAKLAAKLAGLPKPTNCL
- the tusB gene encoding sulfurtransferase complex subunit TusB; translated protein: MSTLHVLSHSPFGDERLSSCLRVIGPNDALLLSGDATYALQPGTAPFSSLHARNLKLFVLAEDAQARALQVPDWASAIDYPAFVELSIHYDKVNSWL
- a CDS encoding glycosyl transferase family protein, with amino-acid sequence MTDYPALTLETPAEHPFAQFVRILGKGKRGARDLTRAEAREAMGMVLDDKIEDTQLGAFLMLLRHKEESAEEMAGFTEALRERLNPPALAVDLDWPTYAGKKRHLPWYLLAAKCLAQNGVRIFMHGGGAHTAGRLYSEQLLETLNIPLCRNWQQVGAALDQGGLAFMPLVDWAPQLQRMIDLRNTLGLRSPIHSLARILNPLGARCGLQSIFHPGYQAVHRDASGLLGDTAIVVKGDGGEIEINPDADSHLYGTTGGESWDEEWPQLSSQRHVKPASLDPEHLKAVWRGDVVDSYPQMALISTMALALRGLGQPREQAFETAQQYWDARDRSI
- the tusD gene encoding sulfurtransferase complex subunit TusD, translating into MKFAIALFSAAHAPSSRRALLFAQAALAGGHEIVRLFFYQDGVYNASGSVVTPQDEQDLPKQWRNFVSEHQLDGVVCIAAALRRGVLNEEEAQRYQREAVAVGAPWELSGLGQLHDAVQDADRLICFGGA